GTGATTTGGTATCTGAAACGCACACGGAGACAAGCGAAAACGGAGACATTACAGTTCTGGAAGGAACTATCAACGGAAGCGTATCGATCCGAAAGCACACAGTTATGTCGGAGGAAACAAGAGCAAAAGCGGCCGCTCGACTAAAGGCATATCGCGACAAGAAAGTAGAGGACGAAAAATGAGCGAAGAAAAACTGTACGCGGTGAAAGATGATGAAGGGAAATACTTGCTAATGGTAATGGATAGTGGTTCCTGTTGGGAAGAAGATGCAGGAACCGCTACCAAAAGCAGAAATCTAGCGCTTGCGTGGGCTAAAAATAATGGCGGTCGCGTTTTCACACTCGTTGAGGAGCCAGTGAAAGTGGTCGTCAGCCCAGAAGAAGCAAAATTAGTGAAGAACTGCCTGTGGACTAATTTACAAGATGCATTTTTGAACAATATTAACTTATTGTTTCGGGGTAGAAGACCCGAGGATATTACTCGTCTCAAAAGTGCACTAACAAACGGCTACACCGTGGCAAAGGATAAGAAGTACAACGTCAAGGTGCCACATGCGGAAGGCTGGCATTTTCAGAAGTATTCTAGTGCGTCCAAGCTAGGGGTTCGCAATAACTGGAGACCATTTCCCGCAAAAGACATTGATTCCAATATGAGCAAAGACCTATTTATTTTCACTGAATCAGAGATCGAGCATTACGGTTTGCAAGACTGCGAAAAAGAAGAGGTGACTGACGATGGCATTCGTTGAGCTTGAAAACGGCAATTGGATAAACACCGATTTCATCGAGAGTATATTCAAGGTAAACCCCAGTGGCACCGCATGGAGAGCTGTTCTGAATCACGGAGAAGCCGCTGAAATCACTGACGCCGATCGCATTCGCATTCTTAAAGCTGCGGGGTTCGTGAGGATCAAAAAGGAGAACAGCAATGCTGATTAAGATTAATAAAGGTTCATACTTTCTAAACACTGATACCGTTGAAGCACTAGGACACTATTCTGGCGTCAGACATGGTGAGAAAGCCTATTTTGCGGACGTAATTTCTGGGAACCGTTGGGACATGACTAAAAAAGACCACGACAGAATCGTTGCCGCCATGAGCAAAAGCGAGTTGACTGACGATGAGCAATGAAACGAAGTGGGACGTGTTCAAGGTGGCACTAGACGACTGGAAACAAAATTTTATTAGTAGTTTGCCTAGGGACGGGTCATTTGAAGATTGGTCGGAAAGCCTGTCTGATTATAGTGCTCGTTACGCCGCCGCCTTGCCAGATGATCTGCCGGTGATTCCAAAAGCTGTGGGAGATGTGCTTGCAAAACTCAATCACAAAAAATTCTCCCTATCCGGAGCAAAGAGCTACGCCGAGGTGGTTTCCTTATCCTCGTGGATGACGTTTGAACATGAGGAAGACTTTGCCCGTGCATGGCTGCTAGGTGTCTGGCGCGTTGAGGAAACAGGGGAAATCGTGAAATTGGAGGAAGAAAAATGAACATACATGAGCAGTTCAAAGGCGGTTTCACACGTGGATCAGGAATTCGTACTGAGGAAATTTTACATGATGATCGTGTCATGGATGAGCATAAGCTACACTTCTTGATGTATGATGCGAATTTGTATCCTTGCCCGAATCTAAGTACTTGGAAACCAAAAGCTAGGCAATCGGTAATCGATTTTGTTAAAGAGCGAGTTTCCAAAGTTAATGCTGATGTTTGGGTCGATGATGTGCAAGTCAAGACATATGAGGTGGAGAAATGAAGAAATACGATGCCGAAAAAGACGTTTCAACTGTTCAGAGCGCACTTAGGAAATATATTCTTGCTGACTTCATGGATGGCGATGGCGATAGCGATTTAGAAGACTTGATTGATTCACTTGAAAATAAGCCAAAGTATCTAGTTGAGGGCAAGGACATAGACGCATTTGATCGTCTTTACAATTATAATCAAGCTAAATTTGTTGAGATTATTTCTTCTGAATGGCATGAGGTGGAAGCCTGCAACATTAATGCCTTATTAGACTACTGCCATGAGCAAAAATTTGAACACTACTGTGAAGATAGCGAGGATAAGAAATGAGAATCGGCATTAATCGGTTCATGTCATGGCTAAGCCTAATGTTGGCCGCGTCAGCTTCATTTTTACCTGCAAAATATATGAATTTTGGAGCTTGCAAAACGTTTGTTTGCTTGACACTAGGAGCAACATTGTTTGCGCTTTGGGACATCGCGGATGTAATCAGGGAGGCGGAGAAATGAAACGAGAGATTAAGTTCAGAGCGTGGGATAAGGTATACGAGTGTTACTTGTATGACGTGCAGGGAGCATATGACACGCTTAGCGGCTGTGTTAAGTATGAAAATGGTGAGAATGCTGTTTATGACGAAGAGTGCTTTGCCGGATTCTTAGATAATGATCAGTATGTTGTCGAACAGTTTACCGGCCTTACAGACGCGAACGGGCGGAAAATCTACGAAGGCGATATCGTGCGCACCGGTGAGGACAATATTGGCGATCCTGATCAGATGATTGGACAAGTGATCATGCGGGAAGGATCTTGGCTAATCGAAAATGAGAAAATGCAAGAGGCAATTGAACTTTTTAGCGAGATTACAAGTCGTGAGGTCATCGGCAATATTTTTGAGGACAAACAGCTACTGGAGGGAAAACAATGATTGCCGTCATGTTGCTAATCGCAGGTGGTGCAATGTGGATGTGGGCTAACTGGAAAAGAATCAAATGATTGCAAATAAAAAAGCGCGTATGATGAAGGACGCGCCGGAGGCCATAATGCATATGATTGATAGCAAATGGAATCATTTAAAAGGAGTTGGCCTCCTCGAGCATTATAACAAAAGCGCACCATCGCGGCACGCTTATCCTCAAACCCAGCAAAATTATACCATAAGGAGTGGACGCAGTGGTGCGAGTAACGAGATATTTTAGCCCAATTGATCATGACAAAACAATTGAAAACGCCAAAGAGGTCTTGGGGAACTACTGGCATCATAAGCGGCTCGCTCAACGCACCAAAATAGCGCTCAGAAGTCCCGTGATGGACGGCATGCCCAAGTCACCTAGCTATGGAAATAAAGCCGAGGAAAAGGTAATATCGCACGCTGACGAGCTGTACTATATAACGTGCTGTGAAGCGGCTATCGAATCTCTAGAAAATGAAGATTACCGAATCATTTTAGCTGAGAGCTATCTGACTCCAAAAACGGCGCGTAAATCCAGCCTTCAGTTAGCCGCTCACTTACATGTTGACCGAACGACCCTTTGGCGACAAACACAAGAAGCTCTCTATGCTTTTGCTGAAATATGTCCGCTAGTGAAACTAGTTGCAACATCCGTGCAACAATGATGCAACAAAAAACACGCTTTTCCGTCATATGATGGTATTGTGCCAAAGGTGAGAATCCTGAGGCACCGCGTTTTTCCTCCGAGCCATGGTGATGATAAAGCTGTGGCAAGGCGTGGCAAATGGACTGGCTGTGATAGTCAGGCGGGTTCGATTCCCGCATGCCACATTGTCCAGTTTAGCGACCGGACACAGCTTGCGATGACCCCATCTGACACTGGGAGAGCGAGCAGCAACCGTAGCTCAGCAGCGTAGAGCGTGGCGCTTAGCCAAGGTCGCGGGTGCAAGTCCCGCCGGTTGCATTGAAGCACTTCACTTTTCGTGAGGTGCTATTTTTATACATAATTTCGGAGGCGAGTAGATGCAATGGACAGATGAACAAATCAGTGGCATTAGGAAGCTCGCCTCTGAAGGCTTTACCAGACGAGAAACAGCAGACAAGCTAGGGATTAGCTATGACGCGCTTCAAGGCAAAGCAAGACGACTTGGTATCGAATTTCAGAATCCAATGAAGAATGAATACGATTCAGACGGAACACAATCCAGCGAGACTATCCTGAAAGTCGTCAGGGGTCACAAAATGACGCCTAGAGAGGTTCTGGAAGCTCACGGGTACGATTACACCAAGTGGGAGCTTGTACGTGCCACAAGCAACTTCTGGAAGCAGACGCCTGAAGCAACGTTGTATCAAAGTAAGATACAAATCAGGCCACTGGTCGAGGCTGAACAATACGAATCATTGATGAATGACATCATCACACACAAGGAGCCGTATCAAGCTAAGGCTCCTATTTTTGTGGAATCAGATCGCTATCTTGTCATTCCTGCTTTCGATACACACTTCAATGGTCACACGTTTGATGTCTATGCGGAATCTCTGAAACGTCAGTTAGAAATCATTCAACGCGGCCACTACGCCAAAATATTGCTCATTCTGGGCGGTGATCTGGCTCACGTGGACAATATCAACTCGACCACGGCAAAAGGCACACAGCTCGAAACAACCGACTTAGGCGAGACTGTGAATGAAATGGAGCAATACTTCGAGACACTGATTGAAGCAATCATTAAGAACGCAAATGAGTGTGAGGTCATGTATTGTGCCGGAAATCATGATCCGTCAGTTGGATATATGTTTGCTCGTCTATTGAAACGTGCCTACAGCAACCAGACAAATATCACATGGGATATATCACTAAAGCATTACAAAGGCGCAATGTTAGGCCGCAACTTCATTGGTGCCACTCATGGTGACAAGGGCAAGAACAATTACCTTGCAAAATATCTTGATGAGTTCGGCTTCATGCTAGGAACAGCGCAGAACCGCGAGCTATTTACTGGCCACCTTCATTCAGAGATGAGCAAAGACCTAGGCGGATTCGTTCAGCGTCAAGTATCGACGAGAAAACCTCAGGATAAATGGACTGATGATATTGGCGTGGTTGCTCACAAAACGTTTGAGCTGGTCGAATATTCGGATCACAATACGACAGCGGTTTATTACGTTTAAGGGGTGATTATCATGAGCGACAAGGAAACCTGGAAAAATGTTGTTGGATATGAGGGCTTGTATCAGGTGTCAAGCCTAGGTCGAGTGAGGAGCTTGGAACACATAGACTCGAACGGGCACCCCGTAAAGGAAAGGGTACTCGCCAGCTTTCCAAATAGAAGCGGGTACCGCAAGGTCAATTTATATCGGGACAGAAACAGAAAGCAAGTGTCCATTCATCGCTTGGTAGCCGCAGCATTTTTAGACAATCCCGACAACTTGCCCGAAGTCAATCACATAGATGAAGACAAGTCAAACAATTCGGTATCTAATTTGGAGTATTGCACGGTGCTGTATAACAACACATATGGCACTCGCCTTGAACGTGTGGCAAAAGCGCTTGAATGTCCAATCTGTGCAATTACTAGTTCAGGACAGCGGCGCTATTTCGACAGTGTGAACGAAGCCGCGAGAGTTCTCGGACTAAAACGCCAAGGTATAACTAACTGTCTTCACGGCATGCGCAAGCACCATCACGGCTTTTCATTCATGTGGGCGGTGTAACTATGTCAGGTATGAAACGCGTCGGTTACGGATATGTAAGCCACACAGAGCAAGCAATCATCGAAGAATTGTCTAGAGAAGAAAAGAAAATACAAGCAATCATCTACACGAAGCCGCACTGTAAAAAGTGCTGGCGAACAGTATATAAGCTATCACGTGTCATGCCAGTGCAAACCATCACAGCAGACGAGTGTGACATTGAACGGTTCCGGAAACAAGGCTATCAATCGTTCCCAGTCGTAACAGTCTACAAGGCAGACGGCACACATGACGAATGGTGCGACATGCAGGTTGACAAGATCAAACAATACACGGAGGGATAGACATGCTTAAAGTAGTGAAACGACCAAAGGAATACATTGCAATCAAGGTGCCGGAAGATTGCGAAGACGTAGGTAAGTTCGTCAGCAACGAGTTTAAAGAGAACGGTATCCCAATTAGAGTTAACGTTCGCTATGACAACCATGTCGTTACTACGTTTGGAGAAGGAAATGATCAGCGTTTTGTGAAACAAGGCGATATGCTTGTAGCTGATTACAGTGAGCCGTTTGGATATGTGGTGCATGCAATGAGTCAGGAAGACTTCGACAAGAAATTCAAGCCGGTTGATGATCCAGTCAAAGGCTTTAGCACTACGATTAACGTTGATGCTAAGCCGATCTTAGATAGAGTTAAAGAGATTAAGGCTGAAATGTCTACCAAGATCGAATGCGTTAAGCTACCAGATCATGCAGGATTCAGCGAATCATTCATTGCAGAGCTAGACAAAGCGCTGAATGACTATCAGCAAAATCAGGAGCAGTCATCGCAGCACGCAAGCACTCCGCATGTTCGTATCGAATTAGATGACATTAATGATGTGCCAAATGTTTGGATTGATGGCAAACGTATAGGTAGCTTTCAAGATAACGGGCTAGTTCGTCTCGATCTCGAATGGAATGCTGACAAGGGACGCATCAAACCTAATCATTACTACATCGAATACCATAACGATGAAGACACAAGCCCATATCAGTACACAGGTATTGGGCAAACAAATGAAACCGACGAATAGTTCCGCATATCAAGATTGGAGGAAGAATAGCATGTGCAATTTCCTATTACTGCTCACACTAATATTCGTGCTGGCCAAACTGTTCGGTTTGATCGCATGGAGTTGGCTGCTAGTATTCGCGCCACTAATAGTGATGATTGCTTTGCTGGCGTTGTTTATCTTATTTGGGATCATCATTAGATTGCATGAGGACTAGCACATGCGTGTGAAGGTATGCCGCAAGGCTGGATGCAACAATGTAATCCCGTATGATCAAGCAAACCCATACTGCGCTAAGCACGCATTCCTGTATAAGCCTAACTATGCTGATGTCGCAAAGCGCGTTAAACGTGACACATCGTACTACGACAAGTACAAGCGCGACAAAGAGTCTGCTGCATTCTATAAGTCTAAGATATGGGAACACACCGCACGTGATGCCAAAGCTCATGCCTACTTCACTTGCGCGTGCTGTGGCAAGACCTATGA
Above is a window of Lacticaseibacillus casei DSM 20011 = JCM 1134 = ATCC 393 DNA encoding:
- a CDS encoding ribonucleoside-diphosphate reductase, encoding MSGMKRVGYGYVSHTEQAIIEELSREEKKIQAIIYTKPHCKKCWRTVYKLSRVMPVQTITADECDIERFRKQGYQSFPVVTVYKADGTHDEWCDMQVDKIKQYTEG
- a CDS encoding DUF1642 domain-containing protein, whose protein sequence is MSEEKLYAVKDDEGKYLLMVMDSGSCWEEDAGTATKSRNLALAWAKNNGGRVFTLVEEPVKVVVSPEEAKLVKNCLWTNLQDAFLNNINLLFRGRRPEDITRLKSALTNGYTVAKDKKYNVKVPHAEGWHFQKYSSASKLGVRNNWRPFPAKDIDSNMSKDLFIFTESEIEHYGLQDCEKEEVTDDGIR
- a CDS encoding NUMOD4 domain-containing protein gives rise to the protein MSDKETWKNVVGYEGLYQVSSLGRVRSLEHIDSNGHPVKERVLASFPNRSGYRKVNLYRDRNRKQVSIHRLVAAAFLDNPDNLPEVNHIDEDKSNNSVSNLEYCTVLYNNTYGTRLERVAKALECPICAITSSGQRRYFDSVNEAARVLGLKRQGITNCLHGMRKHHHGFSFMWAV
- a CDS encoding GcrA family cell cycle regulator, which encodes MQWTDEQISGIRKLASEGFTRRETADKLGISYDALQGKARRLGIEFQNPMKNEYDSDGTQSSETILKVVRGHKMTPREVLEAHGYDYTKWELVRATSNFWKQTPEATLYQSKIQIRPLVEAEQYESLMNDIITHKEPYQAKAPIFVESDRYLVIPAFDTHFNGHTFDVYAESLKRQLEIIQRGHYAKILLILGGDLAHVDNINSTTAKGTQLETTDLGETVNEMEQYFETLIEAIIKNANECEVMYCAGNHDPSVGYMFARLLKRAYSNQTNITWDISLKHYKGAMLGRNFIGATHGDKGKNNYLAKYLDEFGFMLGTAQNRELFTGHLHSEMSKDLGGFVQRQVSTRKPQDKWTDDIGVVAHKTFELVEYSDHNTTAVYYV
- a CDS encoding YopX family protein, which gives rise to MKREIKFRAWDKVYECYLYDVQGAYDTLSGCVKYENGENAVYDEECFAGFLDNDQYVVEQFTGLTDANGRKIYEGDIVRTGEDNIGDPDQMIGQVIMREGSWLIENEKMQEAIELFSEITSREVIGNIFEDKQLLEGKQ
- a CDS encoding ArpU family phage packaging/lysis transcriptional regulator, with the translated sequence MVRVTRYFSPIDHDKTIENAKEVLGNYWHHKRLAQRTKIALRSPVMDGMPKSPSYGNKAEEKVISHADELYYITCCEAAIESLENEDYRIILAESYLTPKTARKSSLQLAAHLHVDRTTLWRQTQEALYAFAEICPLVKLVATSVQQ